Genomic DNA from Paucilactobacillus hokkaidonensis JCM 18461:
ATCAATTAATTTCAACGGCACACCGTTGACGTTAACATATTCTTCAATCACATCTCTGGTTGTACCAGCAATATTGGTAACAATCGCCTTATCTTCATGTAACAACCGATTTAACAAACTCGATTTACCTACGTTGGGACGCCCAATAATTGCGGTAGCCAAACCTTCACGTAGTACCTTTCCTTGCTTAGCAGTACTCAGTAACTGGCCAATTTGTTGTTGTAATTCTGTTGCCTTTTCCTGTAATAATTTCGTAGTCATCGTTTCAACGGCATCATACTCGGGATAATCAATATTAACTTCGACCTGTGCTAACACATCCAAGATATCTTGACGTAAGCTTTTAATTAATCGTGATAAATCGCCATCTAACTGATTTAACGCCACTTTCATGGACCGGTCCGTCTTGGCACGAATTAAATCCATCACTGCCTCGGCCTGTGAAAGATCAATCCGACCATTTAAAAACGCCCGTTTAGTAAATTCACCTGGTTCGGCCATTCGAGCACCGTTACTTAACACCAGCTGCAAAATTTTATTGGTTGCAACTAATCCGCCGTGACAATTAATTTCAATGACATCTTCGCGCGTATATGTTTTAGGTGCTAACATCACAGAAACCATCACTTCATCGACTTCTTTATCCGTATCAGGATCAATAATACGTCCGTAGTTAATAGTATGACTTGCTACTTGATTTAAATTTCGGCCATGATAAACCCGACTTGCCACTTCCAATGCTTGCTCGCCACTAATTCGGATAATTGAAATTCCACCTTCACCAATTGGTGTAGAAATCGCCGCAATTGTATCAAACTCTGTCTGTGCCACAG
This window encodes:
- the mnmE gene encoding tRNA uridine-5-carboxymethylaminomethyl(34) synthesis GTPase MnmE; protein product: MAQTEFDTIAAISTPIGEGGISIIRISGEQALEVASRVYHGRNLNQVASHTINYGRIIDPDTDKEVDEVMVSVMLAPKTYTREDVIEINCHGGLVATNKILQLVLSNGARMAEPGEFTKRAFLNGRIDLSQAEAVMDLIRAKTDRSMKVALNQLDGDLSRLIKSLRQDILDVLAQVEVNIDYPEYDAVETMTTKLLQEKATELQQQIGQLLSTAKQGKVLREGLATAIIGRPNVGKSSLLNRLLHEDKAIVTNIAGTTRDVIEEYVNVNGVPLKLIDTAGIRQTTDQIEKLGVERSRKAIGTADLVLLLLDSSEPLTKEDRELLNDTADTKRIIILNKTDLPSQLNRDELDQFVNEEEVLETSILKNTGMNELAEKISHLFFDEGIESNQGNVMVTNARHIGLLHQASDALKDVQTGIAAGMPVDLVQIDMTRCWELLGEITGDSYQDELLDQLFSQFCLGK